One part of the Vitis riparia cultivar Riparia Gloire de Montpellier isolate 1030 chromosome 8, EGFV_Vit.rip_1.0, whole genome shotgun sequence genome encodes these proteins:
- the LOC117920839 gene encoding nucleolar MIF4G domain-containing protein 1 produces the protein MLRNLMGSKMVKRKKAAKRSSKTGFESFLEMDMQKDISAQEDLELERKLAKKLRVKNGKLGGEDDDVNFLFEGIPSVIGSLGEEGITEADEFSVKSSAKSSLGKKRKKRKPLEQGLEGGTAVGDLNRVETDGEDLALEEAPAKVRSRKKHKKKKELLEQDHEGRMGTEAAVEGLEPVETAATETILEEAPAKATALEGSVKYIAPHLRSRAGNELGEYHQIRRQIRGLLNRLSESNVESIAGEMSTIFHSAGRRVGSQIISEEVLASCSGGPRGNEQYAAVFAAFVAGMACLVGIDFSAKLLASLAKSFEDEYIKEDNLSLRNLTLLLAYLYIFDVFASDLIYDFLIIRSKQLLEIDVSTILTILQCCGMKLRRDDPAAMKDFIQSVQNRVNELKAASGDGESNINNKRMEFMLETICDIKNNKKRTKEETIQHTRINKWLQKLRVEDILIRGLKWSKLLDPNKKGQWWLSGNMTSPTDNAEEVATKIDKEVLEAQKMLQLAASQRMNTDARRAIFCIIMSGEDYLDAFEKLLRLALPGRQDREIMRVLLECCLREKAFNKYYIVLASKLCEHDKNQKFTLQYCLWDHFKELDSMELLRSMHLAKFIAEMLTSFTLSLSVLKTVDLSDSLQLTPRRIMHFRMLFEAIFEKPDKLVWNVFTRIAVAPELETLRNGILFFIREYVASTNQAAAKKFRVAKKALNNLEGVLM, from the exons ATGTTGAGAAATTTAATGGGGTCAAAGATGGTGAAACGAAAGAAGGCTGCAAAGAGAAGTTCGAAAACTGGGTTTGAGAGTTTTCTTGAAATGGATATGCAGAAAGATATTTCTGCCCAAGAAGATTTGGAATTGGAAAGAAAATTAGCCAAGAAACTTAGGGTTAAAAATGGGAAATTAGGGGGAGAGGATGATGATGTCAACTTTTTATTTGAAGGTATCCCATCTGTTATTGGTTCTTTAGGAGAAGAAGGAATCACAGAGGCGGATGAATTTTCTGTCAAAAGCTCTGCGAAAAGCTCTTTGGGTAAGAAACGTAAGAAGAGAAAGCCATTGGAGCAAGGGTTGGAGGGTGGCACTGCAGTTGGAGACTTGAATCGTGTGGAAACCGATGGTGAGGATTTAGCATTGGAAGAAGCCCCTGCCAAGGTGCGGTCGAGAAAGAAacataagaagaagaaagagttgTTGGAGCAAGACCATGAAGGTAGGATGGGAACCGAGGCGGCAGTTGAGGGATTGGAGCCTGTGGAAACTGCTGCAACAGAGACTATATTAGAAGAAGCTCCTGCAAAGGCAACTGCATTGGAGGGTAGTGTAAAATACATAGCTCCTCATTTGAGATCTCGTGCAGGAAATGAATTAGGAGAGTATCATCAAATTCGAAGACAGATACGAG GTCTTTTGAATAGGCTGTCCGAATCCAATGTGGAGTCAATTGCAGGGGAAATGTCCACAATTTTTCAT TCTGCTGGTCGCCGTGTTGGCTCCCAGATTATCAGTGAGGAGGTTTTGGCATCATGTTCTGGAGGTCCTCGTGGAAATGAACA GTATGCTGCTGTTTTTGCAGCTTTTGTTGCAGGCATGGCTTGCTTGGTTGGGATTGACTTCAGTGCAAAGCTTCTTGCTTCCCTTGCTAAATCTTTTGAG GATGAGTACATTAAAGAAGACAACCTTTCATTGCGAAATCTGACTCTTCTACTCGCCTATTTGTACATATTTGATGTTTTTGCAAG TGATTTGATATATGACTTTCTGATCATTCGGAGCAAGCAGCTGCTGGAGATTGATGTGTCTACTATCTTGACAATTCTACAAT GTTGTGGAATGAAACTAAGGCGTGATGATCCTGCAGCCATGAAGGATTTTATTCAGAGTGTGCAGAATAGGGTGAATGAGTTAAAGGCTGCCTCTGGAGATGGCGAGTCAAATATAAACAACAAAAGA ATGGAGTTCATGCTTGAAACCATATGCGATATAAAAAACAACAAGAAGAGAACTAAAGAGGAAACCATACAACATACACGGATAAATAAATGGCTACAGAAG TTAAGAGTAGAAGATATTTTAATCAGAGGGCTCAAATGGAGCAAGCTACTTGATCCTAACAAGAAGGGCCAGTGGTGGTTGTCCGGGAATATGACTTCCCCAACAGATAATGCTGAAGAGGTTGCCACCAAAATTGACAAGGAGGTTCTGGAAGCACAGAAAATGCTGCAGCTTGCTGCTTCACAAAGGATGAACACAGATGCCAGAAGGGCAATCTTTTGTATAATAATGAGTGGAGAAGACTACCTTGATGCATTTGAGAAGCTTCTGAGGTTGGCTTTGCCTGGGAGGCAG GATAGAGAGATCATGCGAGTTCTTCTAGAATGCTGTTTACGAGAGAAAGCATTTAACAAATATTACATTGTTCTGGCTTCGAAATTATGTGAACATGACAAAAACCAGAAGTTTACTTTGCAG TATTGCCTCTGGGACCATTTCAAAGAACTGGATTCAATGGAGCTGCTCAGATCAATGCACCTAGCAAAATTCATTGCAGAGATGCTTACATCCTTCACACTCTCACTGTCAGTCTTGAAGACAGTCGACCTGAGCGACTCCCTTCAGCTAACCCCAAGAAGGATCATGCACTTCCGGATGCTATTTGAGGCCATTTTCGAGAAGCCAGACAAGCTCGTGTGGAACGTCTTCACGCGCATAGCCGTCGCTCCTGAGCTTGAAACCCTTCGAAATGGCATCCTGTTTTTCATCAGGGAGTATGTCGCCAGCACCAACCAAGCTGCTGCTAAGAAGTTCAGAGTTGCAAAGAAGGCCCTCAATAATCTGGAAGGAGTTCTCATGTGA
- the LOC117920206 gene encoding uncharacterized mitochondrial protein AtMg00810-like, protein MKDLGHLSYFLGLEITHSTYGLYITQAKYASDLLSQAGLTNSKNVDTPVELNAHLTPSGRKPLSNPSLYRRLVGSLVYLTVTRPDISYAVHQVSQYLSAPRSTHYTAVLRILRYLKGTIFHGLFYSAQSPLVLRAFSDADWAGDPTDRRSTTGYCFLLGSSLISWRSKKQTFVARSSTEAEYCALADTTSELLWLRWLLKDLGVSTSSTTPLYCDNQSAIHIAHNDVFHERTKHIEIDCHFIRYHLVHGALKLFSVSSKDQLADIFTKSLPTRRTCDLIDNLKLVSHPP, encoded by the coding sequence atgaaagatcttggacatcTCAGCTATTTCCTGGGTCTTGAAATTACTCATTCCACATATGGTCTTTATATTACTCAAGCCAAGTATGCTTCTGATCTGCTGTCTCAAGCCGGACTCACTAACAGTAAGAATGTTGACACTCCAGTTGAACTTAATGCGCATCTGACACCCTCCGGGAGGAAACCATTGTCCAATCCTTCTCTTTACAGACGATTGGTTGGCAGCTTAGTTTATCTCACagttactcgtccagacatctCCTATGCTGTTCATCAGGTGAGCCAGTATTTGTCTGCTCCACGATCAACTCACTATACTGCTGTTCTGCGCATTCTTCGATACCTGAAGGGTACCATTTTTCATGGCCTTTTCtactcagctcaatctcctcttGTACTCCGTGCATtctctgatgctgattgggcaggagATCCTACTGATCGCAGGTCCACTACAGGTTACTGCTTCCTTCTtggttcttctttgatttcttggagaagtaagaaacaaacttttgtggCCCGCTCCAGTACTGAAGCAGAATATTGTGCCCTTGCCGATACCACATCTGAGCTCCTTTGGCTAAGATGGCTTCTTAAGGATTTGGGTGTGTCCACCTCCTCTACTACTCCCCTTTATTGTGATAACCAGAGTGCCATTCATATTGCTCACAATGATGTCTTTCATGAACGGACTAAACACATcgagattgattgtcattttaTCCGTTATCATCTTGTCCATGGTGCTCTTAAGCTTTTCTCCGTCTCCTCCAAAGATCAGCTTgcagatatcttcaccaagtcaCTTCCTACAAGACGCACTTGTGATTTAATTGACAACCTCAAGTTGGTCTCACATCCACCTTGA